A genomic region of Arachis stenosperma cultivar V10309 chromosome 9, arast.V10309.gnm1.PFL2, whole genome shotgun sequence contains the following coding sequences:
- the LOC130947955 gene encoding uncharacterized protein LOC130947955, with product MHSLKEKVSDKIYNLFSTSSTPSSSSPQASTYDKEDKSWSSYFSHVIPSFRFGGSTTSKHQDDLKHVQSISARYDQENFRYQDIPMDEYADCNALNTPDLVKDETDEDPTSRRSSSSSEDFAEAKEQQTPIASKEHPLKLTEDSTFISYDLYEFFESCIPNIVKGCHWVLVYSTLKHGTSLRTLIRKSAELSGPGLLIVGDRQGAVFGGLLDCPLKPTAKRKYQGTNQTFVFTTIYGEPRLFRPTGANRYYYMCLNDLLALGGGGNYALCLHEDLLTGTSGTCDTFGNKCLAHNPEFELKDVELWGFTHDSPRP from the exons atgCATTCTCTCAAAGAAAAAGTCTCGGACAAGATTTACAACCTCTTTTCTACTTCTTCCACCCCTTCATCTTCCTCGCCTCAG GCTAGCACATATGATAAAGAGGATAAATCTTGGTCATCATATTTTTCTCATGTTATCCCTTCATTTCGCTTTGGTGGATCCACGACAAGCAAGCACCAAGATGATCTTAAACACGTTCAATCAATTTCTGCTAGATATGATCAAGAAAATTTTAGATATCAGGATATTCCAATGGATGAATATGCTGATTGTAATGCACTTAATACCCCAGATCTAGTGAAAGATGAAACTGATGAAGATCCTACCTCTAGAAGGAGCAGTAGCAGTTCTGAAGATTTTGCAGAAGCAAAGGAGCAGCAAACACCAATAGCATCAAAAGAGCATCCACTCAAACTTACCGAGGACTCGACTTTTATTTCTTATGATTTGTATGAATTTTTTGAATCATGCATACCTAACATTGTAAAAGGATGTCACTGGGTCTTAGTTTACAG TACTTTGAAACATGGAACATCACTTCGCACACTTATTCGCAAGAGTGCTGAACTCTCTGGTCCTGGTTTGCTG ATTGTTGGAGATCGGCAAGGTGCTGTCTTTGGTGGGCTGCTAGACTGTCCTTTGAAACCTACAGCAAAGCGAAAATATCAA GGAACAAATCAAACTTTTGTCTTTACTACTATATATGGTGAGCCAAGGTTGTTTCGGCCAACTG GTGCCAATCGGTACTACTACATGTGTCTGAATGATTTGCTTGCACTTGGTGGTGGGGGTAATTATGCCTTATGCTTACATGAAGATTT GTTAACTGGAACTAGTGGAACTTGTGATACATTCGGGAACAAATGTCTTGCTCATAATCCAGAGTTTGAGTTAAAAGATGTTGAG CTATGGGGTTTTACACATGATTCACCTCGACCGTAA